A genomic segment from Chitinophagaceae bacterium encodes:
- the purL gene encoding phosphoribosylformylglycinamidine synthase subunit PurL, whose amino-acid sequence MEINASTAAQLRITGEEFELIKQKLGRVPNFTELCAFSGMWSEHCSYKNSIKWLKKLPRDGKKMLVKAGEENAGLMDIGDGYGVVFKIESHNHPSAIEPFQGAATGVGGINRDIFTMGARPIASLNSLRFGKLSEAKTQHLLSGVVHGIGHYGNCFGVPTVGGEIYFEECYHTNPLVNAMSVGIVKNGETISATAKGTGNPVFFVGSATGKDGIGGASFASAEITKDSVEELPAVQVGDPFQEKKLLEACLEVIQTGAVVGMQDMGAAGIICSTSEMSAKSGAGMIIHLDKVPTRQKGMKAWELLLSESQERMLMVVEKGKENMVLKVFEKWDLPCSQIGEVTDDGILQFFMNGTVEALLPAHELVLGGGAPQYDRDVKQPAYLNKIKAFDIASVKRRNDIKKIAEELIALPNIASKKWVYEQYDSMVGTGLASTNSPSDAAVVIAKPTNKALALTTDCNSRYVFADPYKGAMIAVAEAARNIVCSGGEPLGVTNCLNFGNPYDPEVYYQFTQAITGMGDACRKFDTPVTGGNVSFYNQSPHGPVYPTPTIGMVGLLDNVNEKMTLDFKSPGDKIYLLGLSRNDIHSSEYLHKLLGIEFSPCPYFNLEEEFALQHLVKQLIQKKIINAAHDVSEGGLAITLLESAFPKNLGFDVKQNDDAIAKDAYWFGESQSRIVVSVAAGQSKAFEEAVKLSGIKFSNLGTVTSGEIITDSEAWGNIFAWKELYDNALSGFLQNREGEGALNMI is encoded by the coding sequence ATGGAAATTAACGCATCTACTGCAGCACAACTCAGGATTACCGGGGAAGAATTTGAATTAATAAAGCAAAAACTTGGGCGGGTACCCAACTTTACCGAGTTGTGTGCTTTTAGTGGCATGTGGAGCGAGCATTGCAGTTACAAAAACTCTATCAAGTGGCTGAAAAAACTGCCAAGAGATGGTAAAAAAATGCTGGTAAAAGCAGGTGAAGAAAATGCCGGGCTTATGGATATTGGCGATGGATACGGTGTGGTTTTTAAAATTGAATCCCATAACCATCCTTCGGCAATTGAGCCTTTTCAGGGTGCGGCAACAGGAGTGGGCGGTATTAACAGGGATATTTTTACTATGGGTGCAAGGCCTATTGCTTCGCTTAATTCCCTTCGTTTTGGTAAATTATCAGAAGCCAAAACACAGCATTTACTTTCTGGTGTAGTGCATGGCATTGGCCATTATGGCAATTGCTTTGGAGTGCCCACCGTAGGCGGTGAAATTTATTTTGAAGAATGTTATCATACCAATCCATTGGTAAATGCAATGAGCGTAGGCATTGTTAAAAATGGCGAAACAATTTCGGCTACAGCAAAAGGCACAGGCAACCCTGTATTTTTTGTAGGAAGCGCTACGGGTAAAGATGGCATTGGCGGTGCAAGTTTTGCCAGCGCAGAAATAACAAAAGACAGTGTGGAAGAATTACCTGCGGTTCAGGTTGGCGACCCTTTCCAGGAAAAAAAATTGCTGGAAGCCTGCCTTGAAGTAATACAAACAGGAGCCGTGGTAGGTATGCAGGATATGGGAGCCGCAGGCATCATTTGCTCCACATCGGAAATGAGCGCAAAAAGCGGTGCTGGTATGATTATTCACCTGGATAAAGTACCCACCAGGCAAAAGGGAATGAAGGCCTGGGAACTTTTGCTGAGCGAAAGCCAGGAAAGAATGTTGATGGTGGTAGAAAAAGGAAAAGAAAACATGGTATTGAAAGTTTTTGAAAAATGGGATTTGCCTTGCAGCCAAATTGGTGAAGTAACCGATGACGGCATATTGCAGTTTTTTATGAATGGAACAGTAGAAGCCCTGCTGCCTGCACACGAACTGGTATTGGGTGGTGGTGCGCCGCAATACGACAGGGATGTAAAGCAGCCTGCATATTTAAATAAAATTAAAGCATTCGATATAGCTTCTGTTAAGCGAAGAAACGATATTAAAAAAATTGCGGAAGAATTAATTGCATTGCCCAATATTGCAAGCAAAAAATGGGTGTATGAACAATACGATAGCATGGTGGGTACAGGCCTGGCAAGCACCAATTCACCCAGCGATGCGGCAGTTGTAATTGCAAAGCCTACCAATAAAGCTTTGGCATTAACTACAGACTGCAACAGCCGTTATGTATTTGCCGACCCTTACAAAGGCGCCATGATAGCCGTTGCAGAAGCGGCAAGAAATATTGTATGCAGCGGCGGCGAACCTCTTGGCGTAACCAATTGCCTCAACTTTGGCAACCCTTACGACCCCGAAGTATATTACCAGTTTACCCAGGCTATTACTGGCATGGGAGATGCCTGCCGCAAATTTGATACGCCGGTAACCGGTGGTAATGTGAGTTTTTACAACCAGTCGCCTCATGGGCCGGTTTACCCAACGCCTACCATAGGTATGGTTGGGTTACTGGATAATGTAAATGAAAAAATGACCCTGGATTTTAAATCACCGGGTGATAAAATTTATTTGTTGGGCTTAAGCCGAAATGATATCCACTCCTCCGAATACCTCCATAAATTATTGGGCATTGAGTTTAGCCCTTGCCCTTATTTTAATTTAGAAGAAGAATTTGCCTTACAGCATTTGGTAAAACAATTAATACAAAAAAAAATAATTAATGCGGCACACGATGTAAGCGAAGGTGGTTTGGCCATTACCCTTTTGGAAAGTGCTTTTCCAAAAAATTTGGGTTTTGATGTAAAACAAAACGACGACGCAATTGCAAAAGATGCTTACTGGTTTGGTGAAAGCCAAAGCAGGATTGTGGTATCTGTTGCAGCTGGCCAATCTAAAGCGTTTGAAGAAGCCGTAAAATTATCTGGTATCAAATTTTCAAATTTAGGTACTGTTACTTCTGGCGAAATAATTACTGATAGTGAAGCCTGGGGAAATATTTTCGCATGGAAAGAGTTATATGATAATGCCCTTTCAGGTTTTTTACAAAACCGTGAAGGCGAAGGGGCATTGAATATGATTTAG
- a CDS encoding VIT1/CCC1 transporter family protein gives MYSSFKGKDAIYSGLSDGLIVPFALATGMASAGIQHCNIFLWAIIAGLAGSIFMAIAGYFSAKATDNPEAEIKKLQRIFDNIGLHKDYQQKAIDDVRKEYTSLEFNGKSIISPAKNAWVTFISYLTGSFLAGFPYLIFNNTKYALTGSAVITGLLLYAVGYYYNRHNNAHTAWGALRYLLMGILAGAAAYLVANLFNPAL, from the coding sequence ATGTACAGTAGCTTTAAAGGTAAAGATGCTATATACTCCGGGCTAAGTGATGGCCTTATAGTGCCTTTTGCATTGGCAACAGGCATGGCTTCTGCGGGCATTCAACATTGCAATATATTTCTATGGGCAATTATTGCCGGATTAGCCGGTAGTATTTTTATGGCAATTGCCGGCTATTTTTCGGCTAAAGCAACAGATAACCCCGAGGCAGAAATTAAAAAATTACAACGCATTTTTGATAATATCGGGCTGCATAAAGATTATCAGCAAAAAGCTATAGATGACGTTCGTAAGGAATATACATCACTTGAATTTAATGGCAAATCCATTATTAGCCCGGCAAAGAATGCATGGGTTACATTTATATCCTATTTAACAGGTAGTTTTTTAGCTGGCTTTCCCTATTTAATTTTTAACAATACAAAATATGCGTTAACCGGTTCTGCAGTTATTACCGGGTTGTTATTGTATGCAGTAGGTTATTATTATAACCGGCACAATAACGCACATACTGCATGGGGTGCTTTACGGTATTTGTTAATGGGCATTTTAGCAGGGGCAGCCGCTTACCTGGTAGCAAATTTATTTAACCCTGCATTATAA
- a CDS encoding class I SAM-dependent methyltransferase — protein MIKLVKFIKDGLLAVPVTLLFHPFSKLLLTLLYFNKLIIWIRKNKKTLIYSDFYSPLRNYNKRFELYAFLLQHFQLKNEPVTYLEYGVASGASFNWWLQNNQNPASQFYGFDTFEGLPENWGSFYKKGDMSSAIPTTGDSRAQFIKGLFQDKLKGFIGHQQDLLHQQRRLVIHMDADLYSSTAFVLSMLYPFLKKGDIITFDEFSVPMHEFKAFYEFTHNFYINLKPVAAVNNFYQTAFVVD, from the coding sequence ATGATTAAACTGGTAAAATTCATTAAAGACGGCTTACTTGCCGTTCCTGTAACCCTGCTGTTTCATCCTTTTTCAAAACTATTACTCACCCTTTTATACTTTAACAAGCTTATTATCTGGATCAGGAAAAATAAAAAAACACTCATTTACTCCGACTTTTACTCTCCCTTACGCAATTATAACAAACGCTTTGAATTATATGCTTTTTTGCTCCAGCATTTTCAATTGAAAAATGAACCTGTAACATATTTAGAGTATGGCGTGGCTTCAGGCGCTTCTTTTAACTGGTGGCTCCAAAACAACCAAAACCCTGCTTCACAATTTTACGGCTTTGATACTTTTGAAGGCTTACCGGAAAACTGGGGAAGTTTTTATAAAAAAGGGGATATGAGTTCGGCTATACCAACAACAGGCGACAGCAGGGCACAATTTATCAAAGGCCTTTTTCAGGATAAGCTTAAAGGGTTTATCGGCCATCAACAGGATTTACTCCATCAACAAAGGAGATTAGTGATACACATGGATGCCGATTTGTATTCTTCAACTGCATTTGTATTATCCATGCTCTACCCTTTTTTAAAAAAAGGGGATATTATAACTTTTGATGAGTTTAGCGTACCCATGCATGAGTTCAAGGCTTTTTATGAGTTTACCCATAACTTTTATATCAACCTTAAACCTGTAGCCGCTGTAAATAATTTTTACCAAACAGCTTTTGTTGTAGATTAA
- a CDS encoding glutamine synthetase III — MNSLRFTAISNFTQREVETEFENKGAITNFFGENVFTLDTARQFLSEEAYKSLAASTKSGNKIDRNMGNQIANGLRAWAQSKNVTHFTHWFQPLTGASAEKHDSFFTLKSDGTPIEEFDGGALIQQEPDASSFPSGGLRATFEARGYTAWDPSSPAFIMEIGNGKTLCIPTIFVSYTGESLDTKTPLLKALVAIEKSAVEVCQYFDKNVTRVTPTLGWEQEYFLVDAGLANARPDILLTGRTVFGHAPAKGQQLEDHYFGAIPERFYAFMCDFEQESYKLGIPLRTRHNEVAPGQFECAPIYEETNLAVDHNTLLMDIMNRVARRHNLKVLLHEKPFAGINGSGKHNNWSLATDTGVNLLAPGKTPKTNLMFLTFFINIIKAVHDYAELLRASIASAGNDHRLGANEAPPAIISIFIGKYLTDVLKEVEIRVGSNFDETDEALLKLDIHKSIPELMLDNTDRNRTSPFAFTGNKFEFRAVGSSANCALSMTVLNTIMAETLKTFKKEVDVLIESGDKKEVAIMHILQKYIVSSKKVLFEGDGYSEEWEKEALKRGLANIKNTPLALDAYAADKAKVLFENNHIFSHAELEARHEIMLEEYIKKIQIEARVMGDLATTFVLPSAIKYQNILVQNIKGLKEAGLKPHAYANQVQVLEKISHHTSIMSDSVEKMIEARKKANKITNTRKKAIAYCDDIKGKYFDVIRYHVDKLELIVDDTYWTLPKYREILFLR, encoded by the coding sequence ATGAATTCGTTACGTTTTACTGCTATTTCAAATTTTACTCAAAGAGAAGTGGAAACCGAGTTTGAAAACAAAGGAGCTATTACCAATTTTTTTGGAGAAAATGTTTTTACACTTGATACAGCGAGGCAATTCTTAAGTGAAGAAGCCTATAAAAGCCTGGCTGCATCAACTAAAAGCGGCAATAAAATTGACCGCAACATGGGCAACCAAATTGCCAATGGACTTAGAGCTTGGGCACAAAGCAAAAACGTAACCCATTTTACACATTGGTTTCAACCACTTACCGGAGCATCGGCAGAAAAACATGATTCTTTTTTTACCCTAAAAAGCGATGGTACGCCCATAGAAGAATTTGATGGAGGCGCTTTAATACAGCAAGAACCAGATGCTTCCTCTTTTCCCAGTGGTGGCCTTAGGGCAACGTTTGAAGCAAGGGGCTATACCGCCTGGGATCCATCCTCTCCTGCATTTATAATGGAAATAGGCAATGGCAAAACCTTGTGCATCCCTACCATATTTGTATCATATACCGGGGAATCTCTGGATACAAAAACGCCACTTTTAAAAGCGCTTGTAGCTATTGAAAAATCAGCCGTGGAGGTATGCCAGTATTTTGACAAAAACGTAACCAGGGTTACGCCAACCCTGGGTTGGGAGCAGGAATACTTTTTAGTAGATGCCGGGCTGGCAAACGCAAGGCCTGATATACTTTTGACTGGTCGTACCGTTTTTGGTCATGCTCCGGCAAAAGGCCAGCAGCTTGAAGACCATTATTTTGGCGCAATACCCGAACGCTTTTATGCTTTTATGTGCGACTTTGAACAGGAATCTTATAAGCTGGGCATCCCTTTGCGTACAAGGCATAATGAAGTGGCGCCAGGCCAGTTTGAATGTGCGCCAATTTATGAAGAAACCAACCTTGCAGTGGACCATAACACCTTGCTGATGGATATAATGAACAGGGTTGCAAGGCGCCATAATTTAAAAGTACTGCTTCATGAAAAACCCTTTGCAGGCATAAACGGTAGCGGAAAACATAATAACTGGAGCCTTGCTACCGATACAGGAGTAAACCTGCTGGCACCTGGCAAAACGCCAAAAACCAATTTAATGTTTCTCACTTTTTTTATTAATATCATTAAAGCAGTGCATGATTATGCAGAACTCTTAAGGGCTTCCATAGCCAGTGCAGGTAACGACCACCGCCTTGGCGCCAATGAAGCGCCACCTGCTATAATTTCTATTTTTATTGGCAAATACCTTACTGATGTTTTAAAAGAAGTGGAAATAAGGGTAGGCAGCAATTTTGATGAAACAGATGAAGCCTTATTGAAACTGGACATCCACAAAAGCATCCCTGAGCTTATGCTGGATAATACCGATCGTAATCGCACTTCTCCTTTTGCTTTTACCGGAAATAAATTTGAGTTTCGTGCCGTAGGCTCTTCGGCCAACTGTGCACTTTCCATGACGGTGCTCAATACTATTATGGCTGAAACACTTAAAACTTTTAAAAAAGAAGTAGATGTATTAATTGAAAGTGGTGATAAGAAAGAAGTAGCCATTATGCATATTTTACAAAAATATATTGTAAGCAGTAAAAAGGTTTTGTTTGAAGGTGATGGCTATAGCGAAGAATGGGAAAAAGAAGCACTAAAAAGAGGATTAGCCAATATTAAAAACACACCATTGGCCTTAGATGCCTATGCTGCCGATAAAGCAAAGGTACTGTTTGAAAACAACCACATCTTCAGCCATGCCGAACTGGAAGCACGCCACGAAATAATGCTGGAAGAGTATATTAAAAAGATTCAAATTGAAGCAAGAGTAATGGGCGACCTGGCTACAACATTTGTATTACCATCGGCCATTAAATACCAGAATATTTTGGTACAAAATATAAAAGGCCTCAAAGAAGCCGGGCTAAAACCCCATGCTTACGCCAACCAGGTGCAGGTACTGGAAAAAATAAGCCATCATACCAGCATTATGAGCGACAGCGTAGAAAAAATGATTGAGGCACGCAAAAAAGCCAACAAAATTACCAACACCCGTAAAAAGGCCATTGCTTATTGCGACGATATAAAAGGCAAGTACTTTGATGTAATCCGCTATCATGTAGATAAGCTGGAGTTAATAGTTGATGATACTTACTGGACTTTACCTAAATACAGGGAAATTTTATTTTTAAGGTAA
- a CDS encoding methionine-R-sulfoxide reductase, producing MKIKTVILFCMVISLSACAQNKPGNSNSKKQQMATNFIKKDSSEWNKLTAQETNIIVHKGTEYPGTGELLHNKQKGTYTCRRCDAALYNSNSKFESHCGWPSFDDEIPGAVKRIPDADGQRTEIVCSNCGAHLGHVFLGEGFTAKNTRHCVNSVSMKFVPSGN from the coding sequence ATGAAAATTAAAACGGTTATATTATTTTGTATGGTTATTTCATTATCGGCATGTGCACAAAATAAACCCGGCAATTCAAATTCTAAAAAGCAACAAATGGCTACAAATTTTATTAAAAAAGACAGCAGTGAGTGGAACAAGTTAACGGCGCAGGAAACAAATATTATTGTGCATAAAGGCACAGAATACCCGGGAACCGGTGAATTATTGCATAACAAACAAAAAGGCACTTATACCTGCCGCAGGTGCGATGCTGCTCTATATAATTCTAATAGTAAGTTTGAAAGCCATTGTGGCTGGCCCAGTTTTGACGACGAGATACCGGGAGCTGTAAAACGCATCCCCGACGCCGACGGACAGCGCACAGAAATTGTATGCTCTAACTGCGGCGCCCATTTGGGCCATGTTTTTTTGGGCGAAGGGTTTACTGCCAAAAATACAAGGCATTGCGTAAATTCTGTTTCTATGAAATTTGTGCCGTCAGGAAATTAA
- the proC gene encoding pyrroline-5-carboxylate reductase: MKITIIGGGNLGTAMAEGLLKSKFCSAAEITITKRNTATLKDIAAKGVKVTADNLSAVKKADIIILAVKPFQIADVIKGFKDALTSKQIVVSVITGVSIDDLRGMIKKQLPVFRAMPNTAIAIQQSITCLSNSNASVKEIQWITHMFETVGKVAVIDEKLMDAATVLGACGTAYAMRYIRANIQGGIEIGFDAATASLIAAQTVKGAAELLLQKGTHPEQEIDKVTTPKGCTIAGLNEMEHQGFSSSLIRGITVSFNKIIKAG; the protein is encoded by the coding sequence ATGAAAATAACCATTATAGGCGGAGGAAACCTGGGCACGGCAATGGCCGAAGGTTTATTGAAAAGTAAATTTTGCAGTGCTGCAGAAATTACCATTACAAAAAGAAATACTGCTACCTTAAAAGATATTGCTGCTAAAGGAGTAAAGGTAACTGCTGATAATTTGTCGGCAGTAAAAAAAGCTGATATTATAATTTTAGCGGTGAAACCCTTTCAGATAGCCGATGTAATTAAAGGGTTTAAAGATGCGCTTACTTCAAAGCAAATTGTTGTTTCGGTAATAACCGGCGTAAGCATTGATGATTTAAGGGGAATGATAAAAAAACAACTCCCTGTTTTTAGGGCCATGCCCAATACCGCCATTGCCATACAGCAAAGTATTACCTGCCTTAGCAACAGCAATGCTTCTGTAAAAGAAATACAATGGATAACGCATATGTTTGAAACCGTAGGCAAGGTTGCCGTAATTGATGAGAAGTTGATGGATGCAGCAACAGTACTTGGCGCCTGTGGTACGGCTTATGCCATGCGGTATATTCGTGCCAATATACAGGGCGGTATAGAAATAGGCTTTGATGCTGCAACAGCCAGCCTTATTGCCGCACAAACGGTAAAAGGCGCTGCCGAATTGTTATTGCAAAAAGGTACGCACCCAGAGCAGGAAATAGATAAAGTAACCACGCCAAAAGGCTGTACCATTGCCGGTTTAAACGAAATGGAACACCAGGGTTTCAGCTCATCATTAATTAGGGGAATTACGGTAAGCTTTAATAAAATTATAAAAGCAGGTTAA